A single Sporosarcina sp. FSL W8-0480 DNA region contains:
- a CDS encoding NUDIX domain-containing protein has protein sequence MEVKRKVLAYITKGENNERKILVFDQKGNPEAGFQVPGGTIEENELLIDALYREIEEETGIRREQLELKGKVHKRNYFPEHRKDVVHERNIFHLSYIGEDKKEWDNLVRSDGLDNGMIFHCQWVPIHNLPQLAAGQDEDIEFIS, from the coding sequence ATGGAAGTGAAACGAAAAGTATTAGCTTACATTACAAAAGGGGAAAACAACGAACGCAAAATCCTTGTGTTCGATCAAAAGGGCAATCCGGAAGCTGGTTTCCAGGTTCCTGGGGGAACAATCGAAGAGAATGAGCTGCTCATCGATGCATTATATCGGGAAATTGAAGAAGAGACCGGTATTAGACGCGAGCAGCTGGAGTTGAAGGGAAAAGTGCATAAAAGAAATTACTTTCCGGAGCATCGAAAAGATGTGGTGCATGAAAGAAATATCTTCCATCTTAGTTATATAGGTGAAGATAAAAAAGAATGGGATAATCTTGTCCGAAGCGATGGACTGGATAATGGCATGATCTTCCACTGTCAATGGGTGCCGATTCATAATTTACCCCAACTTGCTGCCGGGCAAGATGAAGATATTGAATTTATCAGCTGA
- a CDS encoding CamS family sex pheromone protein: protein MKRLLVIPGMVAVLLLGGCLPSIGPKKEDVVQENEKVEETVMIPDVQLKDEFYRTLLPFKKSASRGLVVSNIYTKYDVQEAEEGLMRLSALHFDPKNHFFQEGQYIDSATASAWLARSSNNEEGLNPPEAKAEDAEVQPIYLAHILEQNYLTMTDDRKVHLSGISIGLALNSVYYSRDGKQTTIPDKELEKKGMEMAETIVSRLRSKEGFADIPIVVGLFKQEKRNSIVPGTYFATAFADKGKSAPSGWKVVNEQYVLLPASSDIDNYRELNTTFSHFKQDIDKYFPSFVNVIGTGFFKENRMQSLQINIPLQFFGKSEIIGFTQFLTDLVKKYYSDIDVEVSITTVNGPEALIVKKAGEKEFVHVYGY, encoded by the coding sequence ATGAAAAGGTTATTAGTAATCCCCGGCATGGTGGCCGTCCTCCTCTTGGGCGGCTGTCTACCTTCAATCGGCCCCAAAAAAGAGGATGTCGTCCAGGAAAATGAAAAAGTCGAGGAAACTGTCATGATTCCAGACGTCCAATTGAAAGACGAGTTTTACAGGACGCTCCTTCCTTTTAAGAAAAGCGCAAGCCGTGGCCTTGTTGTTAGCAATATTTACACGAAGTACGATGTCCAGGAGGCAGAAGAAGGCCTGATGCGCCTATCTGCCCTGCATTTTGATCCGAAAAATCACTTTTTCCAGGAAGGTCAGTATATCGATAGTGCTACTGCAAGTGCTTGGCTTGCGAGAAGTTCCAATAATGAAGAAGGCTTGAATCCGCCGGAAGCAAAGGCAGAGGATGCAGAGGTGCAGCCAATCTATCTTGCACATATATTGGAACAGAATTATTTGACGATGACGGATGACAGGAAAGTGCATCTATCCGGAATATCCATAGGACTTGCTTTAAATTCAGTCTATTACAGCAGAGATGGTAAACAAACGACCATTCCTGACAAGGAACTTGAAAAGAAAGGAATGGAAATGGCTGAAACCATTGTCAGCAGGCTTAGATCGAAAGAAGGATTTGCTGATATTCCAATAGTCGTCGGTCTTTTCAAGCAAGAAAAAAGGAATTCAATTGTTCCGGGCACATACTTTGCAACAGCTTTTGCTGATAAAGGTAAATCAGCACCGTCTGGATGGAAAGTAGTGAATGAGCAATATGTATTGCTTCCTGCCTCATCTGACATTGATAATTATCGTGAGCTCAACACGACATTTAGTCATTTTAAACAGGACATCGATAAGTACTTCCCAAGCTTCGTGAACGTAATTGGAACTGGATTTTTTAAAGAAAATCGAATGCAGTCGCTTCAGATTAATATACCTCTCCAATTTTTTGGGAAGTCTGAGATCATCGGGTTCACACAGTTTTTGACTGACCTTGTCAAAAAGTATTACTCGGATATCGACGTTGAAGTGAGCATCACTACAGTAAACGGTCCAGAGGCATTGATCGTAAAGAAAGCCGGAGAAAAAGAATTTGTCCATGTATACGGGTACTGA
- the gatB gene encoding Asp-tRNA(Asn)/Glu-tRNA(Gln) amidotransferase subunit GatB, which produces MNFETIVGLEVHVELKTDTKIFSPAPSHYGAEPNMNIHVTDLAYPGTLPTLNKRAVDFGMKASFALNCEVADVMNFDRKHYFYPDNPAAYQISQDKRPVGQNGWIEIEVEGKKKKIRIERVHLEEDAGKLTHTDNGYSLVDLNRQGTPLIEIVTEADIRSPEEAYAFLEKLKAIIQYTGVSDVRMEEGSLRCDANISLRPFGQKEFGTKTELKNLNSFNYVRRGIANEVERQEKILLSGGEIQQETRRYDESTGQTVLMRVKGSANDYRFINDPDLPEVHIDQEWKDRVRAEIPELPDARKARYVKELDLPEYDAHVLTLTKEMSDFFDATVSAGADAKLASNWLMGEVSAYLNAEQKELHDTALTPEGLSSMIKLIADGTISSKIAKKVFKELIENGGNAADIVKEKGLVQISDVGTLRTIVTEILDANEQSIEDYKNGKDRAVGFLVGQVMKATKGQANPPMVNKILLEEINKR; this is translated from the coding sequence ATGAACTTTGAAACGATTGTAGGGCTTGAAGTCCACGTTGAATTGAAAACTGATACGAAAATCTTCTCGCCGGCACCATCCCATTACGGAGCGGAGCCGAATATGAATATTCATGTCACTGACTTGGCATACCCGGGTACGCTTCCAACGTTGAATAAACGTGCAGTTGACTTCGGTATGAAAGCTTCGTTTGCCTTGAACTGTGAAGTGGCGGACGTCATGAATTTCGACCGGAAACATTATTTCTATCCGGACAATCCGGCAGCATACCAAATTTCCCAAGATAAACGTCCTGTCGGCCAAAACGGCTGGATTGAGATTGAAGTTGAAGGGAAAAAGAAAAAAATCCGTATCGAACGTGTTCACCTTGAGGAAGACGCTGGGAAGTTGACGCATACGGATAACGGGTACTCACTTGTTGATTTAAACAGACAAGGAACGCCGCTTATCGAAATCGTTACGGAAGCGGATATCCGCTCTCCTGAAGAGGCTTATGCATTTCTTGAGAAATTGAAAGCAATCATCCAATATACAGGCGTTTCCGATGTCCGTATGGAGGAAGGGTCACTCCGTTGTGACGCCAATATTTCATTGCGTCCATTCGGTCAGAAGGAATTCGGCACGAAAACGGAATTGAAGAACTTGAACTCGTTCAACTATGTACGCCGTGGAATTGCGAATGAAGTAGAACGCCAGGAAAAAATCCTTCTTTCTGGAGGAGAAATCCAACAAGAAACCCGCCGATATGACGAGTCGACAGGCCAAACAGTCCTTATGCGCGTTAAAGGAAGTGCAAATGATTACCGTTTCATCAACGATCCGGACCTTCCTGAAGTTCATATTGACCAAGAGTGGAAGGACCGTGTTCGTGCTGAAATCCCTGAACTTCCGGACGCTCGTAAAGCTCGTTATGTCAAGGAGTTGGATTTGCCGGAATACGATGCACATGTATTGACATTGACGAAGGAAATGTCGGACTTCTTCGATGCAACTGTTTCTGCTGGAGCTGATGCGAAGCTTGCTTCCAACTGGTTGATGGGTGAAGTTTCCGCTTATTTGAATGCTGAACAAAAAGAACTGCATGATACAGCCCTTACACCAGAAGGGTTATCCAGCATGATTAAACTGATTGCAGATGGAACTATTTCATCTAAGATTGCGAAGAAAGTGTTTAAAGAACTGATCGAGAACGGTGGAAACGCTGCCGATATCGTGAAGGAAAAAGGCCTCGTTCAAATTTCGGACGTAGGAACACTTCGTACAATCGTAACAGAGATTTTGGATGCGAATGAACAATCCATAGAAGACTATAAAAACGGTAAGGATCGTGCTGTCGGATTCCTCGTCGGACAAGTTATGAAAGCGACGAAGGGTCAAGCTAACCCGCCGATGGTCAATAAAATCCTCCTTGAGGAAATTAACAAGCGATAA
- a CDS encoding thioredoxin family protein translates to MKTEKQYFDEAITLEAYMDKMEKHKENSFGIYEKFEVPQDDEFIEILKEKKPNVLVITEDWCGDAMMNNPILRRIAEAAELDVRTAYRDEDTDLIDKHLTNGGRSIPIYLLLDDEGEVISKWGPRAASIQEDVLERRKQLPAKEDPSFDEKQRAFISELMTEYTTQPELWLTVYEDIRKTFMPALQKTN, encoded by the coding sequence ATGAAAACTGAAAAACAATATTTTGATGAAGCAATAACTCTTGAAGCGTATATGGATAAGATGGAGAAGCATAAAGAGAACAGCTTCGGCATTTACGAAAAATTCGAAGTGCCTCAGGACGATGAGTTCATTGAAATCTTGAAAGAGAAAAAGCCAAATGTTTTGGTCATAACTGAAGATTGGTGCGGGGACGCCATGATGAATAATCCAATCCTTCGTAGAATTGCTGAAGCTGCTGAATTGGACGTGCGGACTGCCTATCGTGATGAAGATACAGATTTAATCGATAAACATTTGACAAATGGCGGAAGATCAATCCCGATATATCTGCTTTTAGATGATGAAGGGGAGGTCATTTCGAAATGGGGTCCACGCGCGGCTTCGATACAAGAGGATGTACTTGAGCGCCGTAAGCAGCTCCCTGCGAAAGAAGATCCATCATTTGATGAGAAACAGCGTGCCTTCATTTCAGAACTGATGACAGAATATACGACACAACCCGAATTATGGTTGACGGTCTATGAAGACATTCGCAAAACATTCATGCCGGCACTACAAAAAACGAATTGA
- the pcrA gene encoding DNA helicase PcrA encodes MNEIAADLLVGMNPEQARAVKKTEGPLLIMAGAGSGKTRVLTHRIAYLIVEKNVYPSNILAITFTNKAAREMRERIDGLLGPGTGERMWVSTFHSMCVRILRRDIDRIGIAKSFSILDASDQLTVIKNVLKERNIDQKQYDPRAMLGAISSAKNECIDAETYKGQINPHNPYEKTIATVYEGYTKKLRQNQSLDFDDLIMMTLKLFERVPEVLEFYQNKFQYIHVDEYQDTNNAQYRLVKMLASKFRNLCVVGDSDQSIYRWRGADIGNILSFEKDYKEATVILLEQNYRSTKNILKAANDVIQNNRSRYDKKLRTDNEEGNSITVYKASDERDESQFIVQRIIELKESENLRLDQFAILYRTNAQSRMIEEYLVKSNLDYTIVGGTKFYDRKEIKDLLAYLKLIANNDDDLALARIINEPKRSIGATSFDRMAQFAIENDRSIFDALQEVHFMGLTARAANEAVKFRDMIHGFTQMQEYLSVTELVEQVLEKTGYKEMLIREKTIESESRLENIEEFLSVTEAFEKRAEEEGDRSLVAFLTDLALIADIDSLDKEENQTSEKIVLMTMHAAKGLEFPVVFVIGMEENIFPHSRSIGDDEEMEEERRLAYVAITRAERMLYLTCASYRTLFGRSNFNNPSRFIAEISDDIIEVQSNNNQGFSFGGSRRTEMPVRPAVKKPVYQSSGGEKMGWKAGDKATHKTWGTGMVVSVKGKEDDLELDIAFPEPVGIKRLLAKFAPIEKA; translated from the coding sequence TTGAATGAAATAGCAGCAGACTTGCTTGTCGGCATGAACCCCGAACAAGCCCGCGCAGTAAAAAAAACCGAAGGCCCACTCCTCATCATGGCAGGAGCAGGCTCAGGCAAAACAAGAGTACTCACGCATCGCATCGCCTACTTGATCGTCGAAAAAAATGTCTACCCTTCAAACATATTAGCCATCACATTCACAAACAAAGCAGCAAGAGAAATGCGCGAACGGATCGACGGCCTCTTAGGACCGGGAACAGGCGAACGAATGTGGGTATCCACATTTCACTCAATGTGCGTACGTATATTACGAAGAGACATCGATCGGATCGGAATCGCAAAAAGCTTCTCCATCCTTGATGCATCCGACCAACTGACTGTCATCAAAAACGTACTGAAAGAACGAAACATCGATCAGAAACAATACGACCCACGCGCAATGCTTGGAGCAATCAGCTCAGCAAAAAATGAATGCATCGATGCGGAAACATATAAGGGACAAATCAATCCGCATAACCCGTACGAAAAGACAATCGCAACTGTCTACGAAGGGTATACGAAGAAACTTCGTCAAAACCAATCACTTGACTTTGACGACCTCATCATGATGACTCTCAAACTATTTGAACGCGTACCGGAAGTCCTCGAATTTTATCAAAATAAATTCCAATATATCCATGTTGATGAGTATCAAGATACGAATAATGCTCAATACAGACTTGTTAAAATGTTGGCATCGAAATTCCGTAATCTATGTGTAGTCGGTGATTCGGACCAGTCCATCTACAGATGGCGTGGTGCAGATATCGGCAATATCCTTTCATTCGAAAAGGATTATAAAGAAGCAACCGTCATTCTTTTGGAGCAAAACTATCGATCGACGAAAAACATTCTGAAGGCCGCGAACGATGTAATCCAAAACAACCGCAGCAGATACGATAAGAAATTACGGACTGACAACGAAGAAGGTAATTCAATTACCGTCTATAAGGCTTCTGACGAGAGGGATGAATCCCAATTTATCGTACAAAGGATCATCGAGTTGAAGGAAAGTGAAAATCTCCGACTGGATCAGTTCGCGATATTGTACAGAACAAATGCGCAGTCCCGTATGATTGAGGAATACCTTGTGAAATCCAATTTGGACTACACGATTGTCGGGGGGACGAAGTTCTATGACCGAAAAGAAATTAAGGATTTATTGGCTTACTTGAAATTAATTGCGAATAACGACGATGATTTGGCGCTTGCAAGGATCATCAATGAGCCGAAACGGAGCATTGGAGCAACATCATTCGACAGAATGGCGCAATTTGCGATAGAAAACGATCGTTCAATCTTTGATGCTTTACAGGAAGTGCATTTCATGGGGCTGACAGCAAGAGCGGCGAATGAAGCAGTGAAGTTCAGGGATATGATCCATGGATTCACACAAATGCAGGAGTATTTGTCGGTCACAGAGTTAGTTGAACAAGTGTTAGAAAAGACAGGCTATAAGGAAATGCTAATACGAGAAAAAACAATCGAGTCGGAAAGTCGATTGGAAAATATCGAGGAATTCCTTTCCGTTACGGAAGCATTTGAAAAAAGAGCGGAGGAAGAGGGGGATCGTTCGCTTGTTGCCTTCCTGACAGATCTTGCGCTAATTGCAGACATAGATTCATTGGATAAAGAAGAGAACCAAACATCTGAAAAAATCGTCCTTATGACGATGCATGCAGCAAAAGGACTTGAATTTCCAGTCGTATTTGTTATTGGGATGGAAGAGAATATCTTCCCTCACTCAAGATCGATTGGGGATGATGAAGAGATGGAAGAGGAGCGCAGACTTGCGTATGTTGCAATTACGAGGGCGGAGCGTATGCTTTACCTGACTTGCGCGTCATACAGGACGTTGTTTGGACGTTCGAATTTTAATAATCCATCACGTTTCATTGCGGAAATTTCTGATGATATTATTGAAGTGCAATCGAATAACAATCAAGGCTTTTCATTTGGAGGGTCAAGAAGAACGGAAATGCCTGTTCGACCCGCAGTCAAAAAGCCGGTTTATCAATCAAGTGGTGGAGAGAAAATGGGCTGGAAAGCGGGCGACAAGGCGACCCATAAAACTTGGGGTACCGGCATGGTCGTCAGCGTAAAAGGAAAGGAAGACGATCTTGAACTAGATATCGCATTCCCGGAACCAGTCGGCATCAAGCGGCTACTTGCCAAATTCGCTCCGATAGAAAAAGCGTAG
- the gatA gene encoding Asp-tRNA(Asn)/Glu-tRNA(Gln) amidotransferase subunit GatA produces the protein MTLMKKSAAELQQLLHNREVSVKELTEDSLKQIEKLDGKVQAFLKVTEKEALLRAESLDNEPMENRGPLFGLPIGIKDNIITKGITTTCASKMLENFVPVYDATVMNKLNQAGMVSVGKLNMDEFAMGSTTERSAFKTTRNPWNLDSVPGGSSGGSAAAVAAGEVPFSLGTDTGGSVRQPAAFCGVVGMKPTYGRVSRKGLVAFASSLDQIGTITRTVEDNALLLNAISGVDPWDSSSSSIQVPDFRAGLTGDIKGLRIAVPKEYLGEGIAEDVKESVLQALKVLESLGATWEEVTLPHSKYASPVYYAIATSEASSNLARFDGIRYGYHPEGAKNLDEIYLRSRSEGFGTEVKKRILYGTYALSADHHEDLYVKAMKVRTLIAQDFATLFEKYDVVIGPTSATTAYKIGNVVQDQLTLYANDVLTVSVNLAGVPAISVPCGLSNGMPVGLQIIGKHFDEALLYKVAHAYEQATDFHTQSPSLGEGNE, from the coding sequence ATGACGTTAATGAAAAAGTCGGCAGCAGAACTTCAACAACTTTTACATAATCGGGAAGTCTCTGTCAAAGAATTGACCGAAGATTCACTGAAACAAATAGAAAAACTTGACGGGAAAGTGCAAGCATTTCTTAAAGTGACTGAAAAAGAAGCTTTACTTAGGGCGGAGTCTTTAGATAATGAACCGATGGAAAATCGCGGCCCTTTGTTCGGTCTACCAATCGGGATAAAAGATAATATCATTACAAAAGGCATCACAACGACATGCGCGAGCAAAATGCTTGAAAATTTTGTTCCGGTCTATGATGCGACCGTCATGAACAAACTCAACCAGGCCGGCATGGTCAGCGTTGGGAAGTTGAATATGGATGAGTTTGCAATGGGTTCAACAACGGAGCGTTCAGCTTTCAAGACAACGCGCAATCCATGGAATTTGGATAGCGTTCCAGGCGGATCTTCAGGTGGATCAGCTGCAGCAGTTGCGGCTGGGGAAGTGCCTTTCTCACTTGGCACAGACACAGGGGGATCAGTCCGTCAACCTGCCGCTTTTTGTGGTGTTGTCGGGATGAAACCGACATATGGACGAGTATCCCGCAAAGGTCTTGTTGCATTCGCATCGTCTTTGGACCAAATCGGAACAATCACTCGAACTGTTGAGGACAATGCGCTTCTTTTGAATGCGATTTCAGGAGTGGATCCATGGGATTCATCCTCTTCGTCTATCCAGGTTCCTGATTTCCGTGCAGGCTTGACTGGCGACATTAAAGGATTGCGAATTGCGGTACCTAAGGAATACTTAGGTGAAGGTATTGCGGAAGACGTAAAAGAATCCGTTTTGCAAGCATTAAAAGTACTTGAATCCCTTGGTGCAACTTGGGAGGAAGTAACGCTTCCTCATTCCAAATACGCTTCACCGGTCTATTATGCAATCGCTACATCAGAAGCTTCTTCAAACCTTGCAAGATTTGACGGCATCCGATATGGATACCATCCGGAAGGCGCAAAGAACTTGGACGAAATCTATTTACGTTCACGTTCTGAAGGATTCGGAACTGAAGTGAAGAAGCGTATTCTTTACGGAACTTACGCATTGAGTGCGGATCATCACGAGGACCTTTACGTGAAGGCGATGAAAGTCCGAACACTAATCGCACAAGACTTTGCGACTTTATTTGAAAAATATGATGTTGTCATCGGTCCTACAAGTGCAACAACAGCCTATAAAATTGGCAATGTGGTGCAGGACCAATTGACATTGTATGCAAATGATGTATTAACAGTCTCTGTCAACTTGGCAGGTGTTCCGGCAATTTCAGTACCATGTGGCCTTTCTAATGGAATGCCAGTGGGCTTACAAATTATCGGGAAACATTTTGATGAGGCACTCCTATACAAAGTGGCTCACGCTTATGAGCAAGCGACTGATTTTCATACGCAATCTCCATCTTTAGGGGAGGGGAATGAATAA
- a CDS encoding diacylglycerol kinase, protein MKRARIIYNPTAGREIFRRHLADVLEKLEKAGYETSVHATTAEGDATVAAKAAVERGFDVIIASGGDGTLNEVVAGISSCEKRPKIGLIPTGTTNDFARALRIPRDIDEAVDIIINGETIPVDVGLMNNRHFINIAGGGRMTELTYEVPSKLKTVLGQLAYYLKGIEMLPSIHSSNVRIEYDDNVFEGEAMLFLVGLTNSVGGLEKLAPNSSINDGKFTLLVLKKCNIAEFIRVVSLALRGEHLDDPLVISSQASKIKVTSSEEVLLNLDGEYGGTLPAEFEIKYRHIEMFATLDQLRDQDRIDNDEDNEKAAWD, encoded by the coding sequence ATGAAGCGTGCACGAATCATTTATAATCCGACAGCAGGACGTGAAATATTCCGAAGGCACCTCGCTGATGTGCTTGAAAAGCTTGAGAAGGCGGGATATGAAACATCAGTACATGCGACAACCGCAGAAGGCGACGCGACTGTGGCTGCGAAGGCAGCAGTGGAACGTGGTTTTGACGTCATCATCGCCTCAGGTGGTGATGGAACGTTAAATGAAGTCGTTGCGGGTATTTCATCATGCGAAAAACGACCGAAAATCGGACTGATTCCAACAGGAACAACGAACGACTTTGCACGGGCACTGCGCATTCCCCGTGATATAGATGAGGCTGTGGATATCATTATCAATGGAGAAACAATACCGGTTGACGTCGGACTAATGAACAACCGCCATTTTATCAATATAGCTGGTGGTGGCCGGATGACTGAATTGACATACGAAGTGCCAAGCAAGTTGAAAACGGTTCTTGGACAGCTTGCCTATTACTTGAAGGGCATAGAAATGCTGCCGTCCATCCATTCGAGTAATGTACGAATCGAGTACGATGATAATGTGTTTGAAGGGGAAGCGATGCTATTTCTCGTCGGACTCACAAATTCTGTAGGCGGATTAGAGAAACTTGCGCCAAATTCAAGTATTAACGATGGCAAGTTCACATTATTGGTTTTGAAAAAGTGTAATATTGCTGAATTTATCCGGGTTGTTAGCCTTGCATTACGCGGTGAACATCTCGATGATCCGTTAGTCATTTCATCTCAAGCATCGAAGATAAAGGTAACTTCCTCAGAGGAAGTTCTTCTGAATTTAGATGGCGAGTACGGCGGAACGCTACCTGCCGAATTCGAGATTAAATACCGCCATATTGAAATGTTCGCGACGCTTGATCAATTGCGGGATCAAGACAGAATTGATAACGACGAAGACAATGAAAAAGCTGCATGGGACTAA
- the ligA gene encoding NAD-dependent DNA ligase LigA, protein MAQNLNQNIDKNDVEKRVRELNDLLKEYGHAYYVLDKPVVPDSVYDQLLQELMAIEAEHPDLVFPDSPSQRVGGEILAGFSKVVHEFPMLSLSNVFNEEDIRDFDRRVQAGAGHAITYICELKIDGLAVSLKYENGIFIQGSTRGDGTIGEDITANLKTIHAIPLKLSEPLTIEVRGEAYMPKKSFVKLNEMRDENGEEPFANPRNAAAGSLRQLDPKIAASRNLSVFIYGIGGDGSAYGQDSHSDSLDFLSTLGFKTNTGSKRCSSIDEVIEYIESWQERRQDLDYEIDGIVIKVDGYEDQEQLGFTARSPRWATAYKFPAEEVHTKLLDIELSVGRTGVVTPTAILEPVRVAGTTVARASLHNEDLIREKDIRIGDAVIIRKAGDIIPEVVSVLIEQRTGMEVPYQMPDNCPVCDSELIRIEGEVALRCVNPQCPAQMKEALIHFVSRNAMNIEGIGERVVDQLYTAGLVHDVSDLYALTKDQLLTLERMGEKSASNLISAIEASKENSLEKLLFGLGIRHVGEKAAHILSEEFGTLEKIAGADADRLTSIHEIGDKVADSVISFFDNEDVQEVISKLESYGVNMEYKGRVRGELPTEGPFAGKTVVLTGKLSILTRHEAKERIEAMGGKVSGSVSKKTDLVIAGEDAGSKLVKAQELGITVWNETELVDALGEKE, encoded by the coding sequence ATGGCCCAAAACTTAAATCAAAACATAGATAAGAATGACGTTGAAAAACGTGTGCGGGAACTCAATGACCTGCTCAAAGAGTATGGACATGCCTATTATGTATTGGATAAACCGGTTGTCCCTGATTCTGTTTATGACCAACTTTTACAAGAATTGATGGCCATCGAGGCTGAGCATCCGGATTTGGTTTTCCCAGATTCTCCATCGCAGCGTGTTGGAGGGGAAATCCTTGCCGGTTTCAGTAAAGTGGTCCATGAATTTCCGATGCTTAGCCTTTCGAATGTATTTAACGAAGAGGATATTCGTGATTTCGATAGGCGGGTACAAGCGGGTGCAGGTCATGCCATCACATATATATGTGAACTGAAGATAGATGGACTTGCCGTTTCATTAAAATATGAAAACGGCATCTTCATCCAAGGGTCGACACGCGGGGACGGGACAATTGGGGAGGACATAACAGCCAATTTGAAGACGATCCACGCGATTCCTTTGAAACTGTCGGAACCTCTCACAATTGAGGTCCGCGGTGAGGCATATATGCCGAAAAAATCATTCGTGAAATTGAATGAAATGCGTGATGAAAACGGGGAGGAGCCTTTCGCAAATCCACGTAATGCTGCGGCGGGATCGTTGCGGCAGTTAGACCCGAAAATCGCTGCTAGCCGCAACCTTTCCGTATTCATTTACGGAATAGGCGGAGATGGAAGTGCGTATGGACAAGACAGCCATTCGGATTCACTCGATTTTCTTTCTACTCTCGGATTTAAGACGAATACAGGAAGTAAGCGATGCAGTTCTATTGATGAAGTGATCGAGTATATAGAGTCATGGCAGGAACGAAGACAGGATCTTGACTATGAAATCGATGGCATCGTCATTAAAGTGGATGGGTATGAAGACCAGGAGCAATTAGGATTCACGGCAAGAAGTCCAAGATGGGCGACCGCATACAAATTCCCGGCTGAGGAAGTTCATACAAAACTTCTTGATATTGAGTTAAGTGTTGGTCGGACGGGAGTTGTCACCCCAACAGCAATCTTGGAACCAGTACGAGTTGCGGGGACGACAGTGGCCAGGGCGTCCCTTCACAATGAGGACCTGATCCGCGAAAAAGACATTCGGATCGGAGACGCTGTCATTATTCGCAAAGCTGGGGATATCATTCCGGAAGTCGTTAGTGTTCTCATTGAACAACGGACAGGAATGGAAGTGCCTTACCAAATGCCTGACAATTGTCCAGTATGTGATTCTGAACTTATACGAATTGAGGGAGAAGTGGCATTACGATGCGTGAATCCCCAATGTCCGGCACAGATGAAAGAAGCACTCATCCATTTTGTATCCCGCAATGCGATGAATATCGAAGGGATCGGGGAGCGGGTTGTTGACCAATTGTATACTGCAGGTCTCGTTCATGATGTTTCGGATCTATACGCCCTGACGAAGGACCAGCTTTTAACGTTGGAACGAATGGGGGAGAAATCTGCATCGAACTTAATCTCCGCAATTGAAGCATCAAAGGAGAATTCACTGGAGAAGCTTCTGTTTGGGCTTGGCATCAGACATGTTGGAGAAAAGGCGGCGCATATTTTATCGGAAGAATTCGGTACGCTTGAGAAAATCGCAGGTGCCGATGCTGATAGGCTCACATCCATTCATGAAATCGGAGATAAGGTCGCCGATTCCGTCATTTCATTTTTCGATAATGAAGATGTCCAGGAAGTGATCAGCAAGCTTGAGTCATACGGTGTTAATATGGAGTACAAAGGACGAGTGCGCGGGGAGTTGCCGACAGAAGGACCATTTGCCGGTAAGACGGTTGTATTGACAGGAAAACTTTCGATTTTGACGCGTCATGAAGCAAAAGAACGAATAGAGGCAATGGGTGGTAAAGTGAGTGGAAGCGTCAGTAAAAAGACGGATCTTGTCATTGCAGGTGAAGATGCCGGATCCAAGCTTGTTAAAGCGCAAGAGCTTGGCATCACAGTTTGGAATGAAACAGAGTTGGTCGATGCGCTCGGCGAAAAGGAGTAA
- the gatC gene encoding Asp-tRNA(Asn)/Glu-tRNA(Gln) amidotransferase subunit GatC, whose product MTKFTQDDVKYFANFARIGVSDEEAEVFADIISDLVGFGDVLKEVQTDHIEPMTHPLQFVNVLREDVPQDILDREEMLASVEEHEAGMIKVPNIL is encoded by the coding sequence ATGACGAAATTTACACAAGACGATGTAAAATACTTCGCGAATTTCGCAAGGATTGGTGTGTCGGATGAGGAAGCTGAAGTTTTTGCTGATATCATTTCCGATTTGGTCGGTTTTGGCGATGTGTTGAAAGAAGTCCAAACAGATCATATAGAGCCGATGACTCATCCGTTGCAGTTTGTCAACGTGCTTAGGGAAGATGTTCCACAAGATATTCTTGACCGGGAAGAGATGTTGGCAAGCGTGGAAGAGCATGAAGCCGGAATGATAAAGGTTCCGAATATCCTGTGA